One genomic segment of Rhizobium viscosum includes these proteins:
- the rpmB gene encoding 50S ribosomal protein L28: MSRMCELTGKAVLTGNNVSHANNKTKRRFLPNLCQVTLISDALGQRYRLRVSAAALRSVEHRGGLDAFLLKANEGELSMRARLLRRQIVKKTAEAAAA, translated from the coding sequence ATGTCCCGCATGTGCGAATTGACCGGCAAGGCAGTCCTGACTGGTAACAATGTCAGCCATGCCAACAACAAGACCAAGCGCCGGTTCCTCCCGAACCTGTGCCAGGTTACGCTGATCTCCGACGCGCTCGGCCAGCGTTACCGTCTTCGCGTTTCGGCTGCTGCTCTTCGTTCCGTCGAGCATCGTGGCGGCCTCGATGCCTTCCTGCTGAAGGCAAATGAAGGCGAACTTTCGATGCGCGCCCGTCTGCTGCGTCGTCAGATCGTCAAGAAGACGGCTGAAGCTGCTGCTGCTTAA
- a CDS encoding DUF3108 domain-containing protein, which yields MAHLGRRILVSAFAALLALPAGASEVQHRTEYRVALAGLTIARAAFLTKIEDDHSYKIDGDIKSAGLADLVTDILAKTSVTGVVRNDRLQAAKYVLYYKTGKKVRTYEVSYRDGNIVSATTTPEPRRPKEWIPVTQGDMRSVLDPISGLIFTGDTDVCSQKLPIFDGETRMDLVLSPKGDEDFSTDGFKGKATVCGVRFIPRSGYKKGRKDLVYLSKSNRMEIWFAKAEAANVYAPVYVRIPTEYGTVTIRAVKYGRVNS from the coding sequence ATGGCTCATCTGGGCAGACGGATTTTAGTTTCGGCATTTGCTGCGCTTCTGGCCCTGCCGGCCGGTGCGAGCGAAGTACAGCACCGCACGGAGTACAGGGTAGCCCTTGCCGGCCTGACGATCGCGCGGGCTGCCTTTCTCACCAAGATCGAAGACGATCACAGCTACAAAATCGACGGTGACATCAAATCGGCCGGGCTTGCCGATCTCGTGACCGATATCCTGGCAAAGACCAGCGTTACCGGGGTGGTACGCAACGATCGGCTGCAGGCGGCAAAATATGTCCTCTATTACAAGACGGGCAAAAAGGTTCGCACCTATGAGGTCAGCTACCGCGACGGCAATATCGTTTCGGCCACCACGACACCGGAGCCGCGCCGGCCGAAGGAATGGATTCCGGTAACACAGGGCGATATGCGCTCCGTGCTTGACCCGATTTCGGGGCTCATTTTCACCGGCGATACCGATGTCTGCTCGCAGAAGCTGCCGATCTTCGACGGCGAGACGCGCATGGACCTGGTGCTTTCACCGAAAGGCGACGAGGATTTCTCGACGGATGGCTTCAAGGGCAAGGCGACCGTCTGCGGTGTGCGCTTCATTCCGCGCTCCGGCTACAAAAAGGGCCGCAAGGATCTCGTCTACCTCAGCAAGAGCAACCGGATGGAAATCTGGTTTGCCAAGGCGGAGGCGGCAAATGTATATGCTCCGGTCTACGTCCGCATTCCCACGGAATACGGGACGGTGACGATCAGGGCTGTGAAGTACGGCCGCGTGAACAGTTGA
- the yddG gene encoding aromatic amino acid exporter YddG, producing the protein MKLRATLIGFTAILMWSFLALFTAASGKMPPFQLSAICFAIGSIPGILVLTLNPSRIALLKQPAKVWITGIAGLFGYHFLYFTALRNAPAVEAGLIAYLWPLLIVVGSALLPGERLRWYHIVGALAGLSGTFMIVGRNGVDFDGAYAVGYGAAFLCAFTWSGYSLLTRRFDAVSTDVVTGFCLATSVLSLLCHLGLETTVWPETGFEWIAVVGLGLFPVGAAFYAWDHGVKNGDIQILGAASYAAPLLSTLILTVFGIAEPSWRIALACLLITGGAVLAAQEMFRRKPQMQPAAEQI; encoded by the coding sequence GTGAAGCTTCGGGCAACGTTGATCGGTTTTACGGCCATTCTGATGTGGTCGTTTCTGGCGCTCTTTACGGCTGCCTCCGGCAAGATGCCGCCGTTCCAGCTCTCTGCCATCTGCTTTGCCATCGGCAGCATCCCCGGCATTCTCGTGCTCACCCTCAACCCGTCGCGGATCGCCCTCCTGAAGCAGCCGGCAAAGGTCTGGATCACGGGTATTGCCGGTCTGTTCGGCTATCATTTCCTCTATTTCACGGCGCTCAGAAATGCGCCGGCCGTGGAAGCAGGATTGATTGCCTATCTCTGGCCGCTGCTGATCGTCGTCGGTTCGGCACTGCTGCCAGGCGAGAGGCTGCGCTGGTACCACATCGTCGGCGCTCTGGCCGGTCTCAGCGGCACTTTCATGATCGTCGGGCGCAACGGCGTCGATTTCGACGGTGCCTATGCCGTAGGGTATGGGGCGGCCTTCCTTTGTGCCTTCACATGGTCGGGCTATTCGCTGCTGACGCGGCGTTTTGATGCCGTCTCCACCGATGTCGTCACCGGCTTCTGCCTTGCGACCTCGGTCCTTTCGCTGCTCTGCCATCTGGGGCTGGAGACAACTGTTTGGCCGGAAACGGGCTTCGAATGGATTGCGGTGGTCGGTCTCGGTCTCTTCCCCGTCGGTGCGGCCTTCTATGCCTGGGATCACGGAGTCAAGAACGGCGACATTCAGATTCTCGGCGCTGCCAGCTATGCCGCGCCGCTGCTTTCAACGCTGATACTGACTGTCTTCGGAATAGCTGAACCGAGCTGGCGTATTGCGCTCGCCTGCCTGCTGATCACAGGCGGTGCAGTGCTTGCGGCGCAAGAGATGTTCCGCCGCAAGCCACAGATGCAGCCGGCGGCGGAGCAAATTTAA
- a CDS encoding cupin domain-containing protein gives MSPEDIIRELGMQPHPEGGWYVQTFRDRNGGERGHSTAIYYLLAKGQRSHWHRVHDAAEVWHYYAGAPLALHRSEDGSHSETLKLGTDMAGGERPQAIIPANWWQSAETLGDYTLVGCTVAPGFEFSKFEMAPPGWKPGS, from the coding sequence CTGTCACCCGAGGACATTATCCGCGAACTCGGTATGCAGCCGCATCCCGAGGGTGGCTGGTATGTGCAGACCTTCCGCGATAGGAATGGCGGCGAACGCGGCCATTCGACGGCGATCTATTATCTGCTCGCCAAGGGCCAGCGCTCACACTGGCACCGTGTCCACGACGCGGCGGAGGTCTGGCACTATTACGCCGGCGCCCCGCTCGCACTGCACCGCTCCGAAGACGGTAGCCACAGCGAAACGTTAAAGCTCGGCACGGATATGGCCGGCGGCGAACGACCGCAGGCAATCATTCCTGCCAACTGGTGGCAATCGGCCGAAACACTGGGCGACTATACGCTGGTCGGCTGCACTGTGGCGCCCGGTTTCGAATTCTCCAAATTCGAAATGGCGCCGCCGGGCTGGAAACCGGGCTCTTAA
- the gloB gene encoding hydroxyacylglutathione hydrolase — MKPLELEVFLCRSDNFGVLVHDPETGQTASIDAPDAAAVEAAAVRRGWSITHVFTTHHHIDHVEGNLALKEQYGLEIIGPVNEAVAIPGLDKTVGDGDSFHFGDHTVNVIETPGHTAGHICYHFADDKLLFAADTLFALGCGRLFERPAADMWHSLQKLAVLPDETAVYFGHEYTLSNARFAVTIDPDNERLKSRAAEIEALRAEGKFTIPTTLALEKETNPFLRAADPAIRRNLLMEGKTNEEVFAEIRKRKDNF; from the coding sequence ATGAAACCTTTGGAATTAGAAGTTTTTCTCTGCCGCAGCGACAATTTCGGCGTTCTCGTCCATGACCCGGAAACCGGGCAGACGGCCTCGATCGACGCGCCCGATGCGGCAGCCGTCGAAGCCGCTGCTGTCCGCCGTGGCTGGAGTATCACCCATGTCTTCACGACCCATCACCATATAGACCACGTCGAAGGCAATCTCGCCCTGAAGGAACAATACGGCCTTGAGATCATTGGCCCGGTCAACGAAGCGGTAGCGATTCCCGGCCTCGACAAGACGGTGGGCGACGGCGACAGCTTCCACTTCGGCGACCATACGGTCAACGTCATCGAAACGCCCGGCCATACTGCCGGCCACATCTGCTATCATTTTGCCGACGACAAGCTGCTCTTTGCGGCCGATACGCTGTTTGCGCTCGGTTGCGGCCGCCTATTCGAACGGCCCGCCGCCGACATGTGGCATTCGCTGCAGAAGCTTGCCGTTCTTCCGGATGAGACCGCCGTCTATTTCGGCCACGAATATACGCTTTCCAACGCCCGTTTTGCGGTCACCATCGACCCGGACAACGAACGCCTGAAGAGCCGCGCGGCGGAAATCGAAGCGTTGCGGGCTGAAGGCAAGTTCACCATTCCGACGACACTGGCGCTCGAAAAGGAAACCAACCCCTTCCTGCGTGCCGCCGATCCCGCAATCCGCCGCAATCTGCTGATGGAAGGCAAGACCAATGAAGAGGTCTTCGCCGAAATCCGCAAGCGCAAGGACAATTTCTAG
- a CDS encoding class I SAM-dependent methyltransferase yields the protein MKSNRSLITFVLMHADIVDLRQFYHSELGHMAEQSIAMALSSLWVRLPQERLVGIGYSVPFLDRFQADTERTFAFMPAGQGAVNWPVGSLSSTALIFDEELPLPDSSIDRVLMVHSLEFAESPRETLKELWRVLAPGGRLVIVVPNRRGVWARMEHTPFGSGRPYSRGQLTHLLRETNFTPGATAEALFFPPSKLRAVLRLRRGFERVGRTLWPAFSGVIIVEAQKRLYQGLPVAARASRRVFVPVLAPHGVPTTRSR from the coding sequence TTGAAGTCCAACCGGTCACTGATAACATTTGTCTTAATGCACGCCGATATCGTCGACCTTCGCCAATTCTATCATTCCGAGCTTGGACACATGGCCGAGCAGTCGATTGCCATGGCGCTGTCGTCGCTCTGGGTGCGCCTGCCGCAGGAGCGGCTTGTGGGTATTGGTTATTCCGTGCCCTTCCTCGACCGGTTCCAGGCCGATACGGAACGCACCTTCGCTTTCATGCCCGCGGGACAAGGGGCTGTGAACTGGCCTGTCGGTTCGCTTTCTTCCACCGCATTGATCTTCGACGAGGAACTGCCGCTGCCGGATTCCTCCATCGACCGAGTGCTGATGGTGCATTCGCTGGAATTTGCCGAAAGCCCGCGCGAGACGCTGAAGGAGCTCTGGCGGGTGCTGGCGCCGGGCGGGCGCCTCGTTATCGTCGTGCCGAACCGCCGTGGTGTCTGGGCGCGCATGGAGCATACGCCTTTCGGCTCCGGCCGGCCCTATTCGCGCGGCCAGTTGACCCATCTGCTGCGCGAGACCAATTTCACGCCGGGCGCGACGGCCGAAGCGCTGTTCTTCCCGCCGTCGAAACTGCGCGCCGTGCTGCGCCTGCGCCGCGGCTTCGAGCGGGTCGGCCGCACGCTCTGGCCGGCTTTTTCCGGCGTCATCATCGTGGAAGCGCAGAAGCGGCTCTATCAAGGTCTGCCGGTTGCCGCGCGCGCCTCGCGGCGCGTTTTCGTGCCCGTGCTTGCGCCGCATGGCGTGCCGACCACGCGCAGCCGCTAG
- the hisC gene encoding histidinol-phosphate transaminase, translating to MSKPVPRPGILDIAAYVPGKEHAPGVARVYKLSSNETPLGASPKAIEAFKAAAGNLERYPDGQAHELREAIASVHGLNPANILCGNGSDELLGLLCHVYLGVGDEGIITEHGFLVYKIQIMGAGATPVVVKEKNHTVDVDAILAAVTDKTKIVFIANPGNPTGTYVPVSEIRRLQAGLPKHVVLVLDAAYAEYVRRNDYEAGIEVVSSNANVVMTRTFSKIYGLAALRVGWIYAPAEIIDALNRVRGPFNMNAPAIAAGAAAIRDQSFVQDAVSFNQIWIEKLTSAFEALGLNVTPSVTNFVLIHFPDVDGRRAADADEFLTSRGYILRAVRGYGFPNSLRMSVGPEEANRGVIEALSEFMGRKA from the coding sequence ATGAGCAAGCCCGTTCCGCGTCCCGGTATTCTGGACATCGCTGCCTATGTGCCGGGCAAGGAGCATGCGCCGGGCGTGGCCCGCGTCTACAAGCTCTCCTCCAACGAGACGCCGCTTGGCGCGAGCCCCAAGGCGATCGAAGCATTCAAGGCGGCCGCAGGCAATCTCGAGCGTTATCCCGACGGACAGGCGCACGAGCTGCGCGAGGCGATCGCTTCAGTGCACGGCCTCAACCCGGCAAACATCCTATGCGGCAACGGCTCCGACGAACTGCTAGGTCTGCTCTGCCACGTCTATCTCGGCGTTGGCGATGAAGGCATCATTACCGAGCACGGCTTCCTCGTCTACAAGATCCAGATCATGGGCGCGGGTGCGACGCCTGTCGTGGTCAAGGAAAAGAACCATACGGTCGATGTCGATGCGATCCTTGCTGCGGTGACCGACAAGACGAAGATCGTCTTCATCGCCAATCCCGGCAATCCGACCGGCACTTATGTTCCCGTCAGCGAGATCCGCCGCCTGCAGGCCGGCCTGCCCAAGCACGTCGTTCTCGTGCTCGATGCTGCCTATGCGGAATATGTTCGCCGCAACGACTACGAAGCCGGCATCGAGGTCGTCTCGTCCAACGCCAATGTCGTCATGACCCGCACCTTCTCGAAGATCTATGGCCTTGCGGCACTGCGTGTCGGCTGGATATATGCGCCGGCCGAGATCATCGATGCGCTGAACCGCGTGCGCGGGCCTTTCAACATGAACGCGCCGGCAATCGCGGCTGGTGCCGCGGCGATCCGCGACCAATCCTTCGTTCAGGACGCCGTTTCCTTCAACCAGATTTGGATAGAGAAACTGACGAGCGCGTTCGAAGCCCTCGGCCTGAACGTTACACCATCGGTCACCAACTTCGTTCTCATCCACTTCCCCGATGTCGACGGCAGGCGGGCGGCGGATGCTGATGAGTTCCTGACGAGTCGCGGCTATATCCTGCGCGCGGTGCGCGGCTACGGCTTTCCCAACTCGCTGCGTATGAGCGTCGGTCCGGAAGAAGCCAATCGCGGCGTCATCGAGGCGCTCAGCGAATTCATGGGACGCAAGGCATGA
- a CDS encoding prephenate/arogenate dehydrogenase family protein produces MTAQFNRITLIGIGLIGSSLAHDIKRLGLANEIVVATRSAETLKRAEELKLGDRYTTSSAEAVKDADLVIVSVPVGASESVAKEIAGTLKPGTIVTDVGSTKASVIAQMQPHMPSHVHFIAGHPIAGTEKSGPDAGFPGLFQGRWCILTPLEGTDPVALKTLRSFWEALGSRVDEMDAQHHDKVLAIVSHLPHLIAYNIVGTADDLETVTESEVIKYSASGFRDFTRLAASDPTMWRDVCLHNRDAILEMLARFSEDLAYLQRAIRWGEGDKIFELFTRTRAIRRSIVQAGQDVDAPDFGRPHPLEKK; encoded by the coding sequence ATGACAGCGCAGTTCAATCGCATCACCCTGATCGGCATCGGGCTGATCGGCTCTTCGCTTGCCCATGACATCAAGCGTCTGGGCCTTGCCAATGAAATCGTCGTCGCCACGCGCAGTGCCGAGACGCTGAAGCGTGCCGAAGAGCTGAAGCTCGGCGATCGCTATACGACCTCGTCGGCAGAGGCGGTAAAGGATGCCGATCTCGTTATCGTGTCGGTGCCGGTCGGCGCCTCCGAAAGCGTGGCGAAAGAGATCGCTGGTACCCTGAAGCCCGGTACGATCGTTACCGACGTCGGCTCCACCAAAGCGTCCGTGATCGCGCAGATGCAGCCGCATATGCCCAGCCATGTGCATTTCATAGCCGGCCATCCGATCGCGGGTACGGAAAAGTCCGGCCCGGATGCAGGCTTTCCCGGCCTGTTCCAGGGGCGGTGGTGCATCCTGACTCCGCTCGAAGGGACTGACCCAGTGGCGCTGAAGACGCTGCGCAGCTTCTGGGAAGCGCTCGGCTCCCGGGTCGACGAGATGGACGCCCAGCATCACGACAAGGTGCTCGCCATCGTCTCGCATCTGCCGCATCTCATAGCCTACAATATTGTCGGCACGGCCGACGATCTGGAGACCGTGACGGAATCGGAAGTGATCAAATATTCCGCTTCCGGTTTCCGCGATTTCACCCGTCTTGCCGCATCCGACCCGACAATGTGGCGCGACGTCTGCCTTCATAATCGCGATGCGATCCTCGAAATGCTGGCGCGATTCTCAGAGGACCTCGCCTATCTGCAGCGTGCCATCCGCTGGGGCGAGGGCGACAAGATTTTCGAACTCTTTACCCGCACGCGTGCCATCCGCCGCTCGATTGTCCAGGCAGGCCAGGATGTCGATGCGCCGGACTTCGGCCGCCCGCATCCGCTGGAAAAGAAATAA
- a CDS encoding GNAT family N-acetyltransferase, producing MVEIAKPGQGDKEWLLREDHHVGEAWVSRCIDLDEYLIAREEGEILGFLRFSRFWGRIPYMEMIRVLDGHRRSGVGTALFLAWETEMRESGARLLMTSSECDESRPQDWHRRNGFSETGSIELPGIQTVPEVFFLKKLD from the coding sequence ATGGTGGAGATCGCGAAGCCCGGCCAGGGGGATAAGGAATGGCTACTTCGCGAGGATCATCATGTTGGCGAAGCCTGGGTTTCCCGCTGCATCGATCTCGACGAATATCTGATCGCTCGCGAAGAGGGCGAGATCCTCGGCTTCCTGCGCTTCTCCCGCTTCTGGGGCAGGATCCCCTATATGGAGATGATTCGCGTTTTGGATGGCCATCGCCGGTCCGGCGTCGGCACGGCGCTGTTTCTCGCCTGGGAAACCGAGATGCGCGAGAGCGGCGCGCGTCTTTTGATGACGTCGAGCGAGTGCGATGAAAGTCGTCCGCAGGATTGGCATCGCCGCAACGGCTTTTCTGAAACCGGGTCGATCGAACTGCCCGGCATCCAGACGGTGCCGGAAGTCTTCTTCCTTAAGAAACTCGATTAA
- a CDS encoding DUF2125 domain-containing protein, translating into MAASSQSGSGQYSSGRKFWLLGGAILLVIALYTGGWFYAASALKQTVLTAIAPRADVGVSGECSDIEFRGFPFRIGLFCSKVDVDDNVNGISATFGALRSAAQVYAPGHIVWELDSPAEIRTAQGLTVNAQWDNLQSSLVTKAPGIARTSTVIDGLKAVAISSFTGQTVNFDAARTEVHLRQNGADLDGAISVENANAIVKDWPQVFPKFSASADLTLIGKAGMIDGTDEQGIHGSQGELRRIVADIGDGKVMTVSGPFAFDEQGFLSGKFKLEIEQLGPWGKSIKEAFPDIASTVDTATKLLKALAGGGDKVSVDLVVDHGNATVSGFIPLGKIPPV; encoded by the coding sequence ATGGCAGCGTCAAGCCAATCCGGCAGCGGCCAATACAGCAGCGGCAGGAAATTCTGGTTGCTGGGCGGCGCCATCCTTCTGGTGATCGCTCTTTATACGGGCGGCTGGTTCTATGCGGCGTCTGCGCTGAAACAGACCGTGCTGACCGCAATCGCTCCCCGTGCCGATGTGGGCGTGAGCGGCGAGTGCTCCGATATCGAATTCCGCGGCTTTCCTTTCCGCATCGGGCTCTTCTGCTCCAAGGTAGACGTGGATGACAATGTGAACGGCATCTCCGCCACTTTCGGCGCGCTCCGTTCCGCCGCCCAGGTCTATGCCCCCGGCCACATCGTCTGGGAACTCGACTCGCCCGCCGAAATCCGTACCGCGCAGGGCCTGACCGTCAATGCCCAATGGGACAATCTGCAATCGAGCCTCGTCACCAAGGCGCCGGGCATCGCCCGTACCTCCACCGTCATCGACGGACTGAAGGCCGTGGCCATCTCCTCCTTCACCGGGCAGACCGTCAATTTCGATGCCGCCCGCACCGAAGTCCACCTGCGACAGAACGGAGCGGATCTTGACGGCGCAATCTCGGTCGAAAACGCCAATGCGATCGTCAAGGACTGGCCGCAGGTCTTCCCGAAATTCTCCGCCAGCGCCGACCTGACATTGATTGGCAAGGCCGGAATGATCGATGGTACCGACGAACAAGGCATCCACGGCTCTCAGGGCGAGCTGCGCCGCATCGTCGCCGATATCGGCGATGGCAAGGTGATGACCGTCTCCGGTCCCTTCGCCTTCGATGAACAGGGCTTCCTGTCCGGCAAGTTCAAACTCGAGATCGAGCAACTTGGTCCCTGGGGCAAAAGCATCAAAGAGGCCTTCCCCGATATCGCCTCGACAGTCGATACCGCAACCAAGCTGTTGAAGGCACTTGCCGGCGGCGGCGACAAGGTTTCGGTCGATCTGGTCGTCGATCACGGCAATGCAACGGTGAGCGGCTTCATCCCGCTCGGCAAGATTCCGCCTGTTTAA
- a CDS encoding gamma-glutamylcyclotransferase, with protein MDEFWVFGYGSLMWNPGFEFVERSQALVYGYRRSLCVRSFVHRGSRENPGLVLGLDRGGACRGMAFRVAPEKWDEVIDYLRARELVTNVYLERHLPLQLSDGRSARAVAYVVDRAHEQYAGALDALAAARVVNVSVGQSGPNDAYVFNTLSHLKEMGIRDQWLEQVVEEVTRLRAAA; from the coding sequence ATGGACGAATTTTGGGTATTTGGCTACGGCTCGTTGATGTGGAATCCGGGCTTCGAATTCGTCGAGCGATCGCAAGCCTTGGTTTATGGCTACCGGCGCTCGCTCTGCGTCCGTTCTTTCGTGCATCGCGGCAGTCGCGAAAATCCCGGCCTTGTTCTCGGTCTCGACAGGGGCGGCGCCTGCCGCGGCATGGCTTTTCGCGTAGCACCAGAGAAATGGGACGAGGTGATCGACTATCTGCGCGCCCGCGAACTCGTTACCAATGTCTATCTGGAACGGCACTTGCCGCTGCAGCTTTCTGATGGACGCAGCGCCCGGGCCGTCGCCTATGTGGTCGACCGTGCCCACGAGCAATATGCCGGTGCGCTGGATGCGCTTGCGGCTGCGCGGGTCGTCAACGTTTCGGTCGGCCAGTCGGGGCCGAACGATGCCTATGTCTTCAATACGCTTTCCCATCTGAAGGAGATGGGCATTCGCGATCAGTGGCTGGAACAGGTGGTCGAGGAGGTCACGCGGCTGCGCGCTGCGGCTTAG
- a CDS encoding lysophospholipid acyltransferase family protein, translating to MIALRSVLFNTIFYANLIIRMIVLSPIYFIIPRKLAYSVPKNWARSNHWLMRVIVGTTFEIEGIENLPHGSYIISPKHQSFWDTYALLPNLDDPVYILKRELMWIPLFGWYAKKQRMIPVDRGARGKVMVEVLKRTKEELATGRQLIIYPEGTRRPPGAEPQYKYGIARMYRDLQLPVVPIVMHPGLFWPRRSVMRYPGHFKVQILPPIMPGMDPDAFFAHLIDVTESASDQLLIDTVERNPHVPLPPSAVERLAELRKAKAATA from the coding sequence ATGATCGCCCTGCGTTCCGTTCTGTTCAACACAATCTTCTATGCCAACCTCATCATCAGGATGATCGTGCTCTCTCCCATCTACTTCATCATCCCGCGCAAACTTGCCTACAGCGTTCCAAAGAACTGGGCGCGCTCGAACCACTGGCTGATGCGGGTGATCGTGGGAACGACTTTCGAGATCGAGGGCATCGAGAACCTGCCTCACGGCAGCTACATCATTTCGCCGAAGCATCAGTCCTTCTGGGATACTTATGCGCTGCTGCCCAACCTCGACGATCCCGTCTACATTCTCAAGCGAGAGCTGATGTGGATCCCGCTCTTCGGCTGGTACGCCAAGAAGCAGCGCATGATTCCGGTCGATCGCGGCGCTCGCGGTAAGGTGATGGTCGAAGTGCTGAAGCGCACCAAGGAAGAACTCGCCACCGGCCGCCAGCTCATTATCTATCCCGAGGGCACGCGGCGCCCACCAGGTGCCGAGCCACAATACAAATACGGCATTGCCCGCATGTATCGCGACCTGCAGCTCCCGGTCGTACCCATCGTCATGCATCCCGGCCTGTTCTGGCCGCGCCGCAGCGTTATGCGCTATCCCGGTCATTTCAAGGTACAGATCCTGCCGCCCATCATGCCCGGCATGGATCCCGACGCCTTCTTCGCCCATCTGATCGACGTGACGGAAAGCGCCAGCGATCAGCTTCTGATTGACACGGTCGAACGCAACCCGCATGTGCCGCTGCCGCCGTCGGCAGTAGAACGGCTGGCCGAGTTGCGCAAGGCAAAGGCCGCGACGGCTTGA
- a CDS encoding YdcF family protein: protein MTMGHTTRNPIRPDPELERPESVSPRRGPIRRVLRWMGFSCVLIAALIFGGFLRFADSVTTLKPPAEPRADAIIVLTGGYQRIDQAVELLQKGAGKRLLISGAHPSTTPAQIRRMTQGPADLFSCCVDIGYDALDTIGNAEEASNWIHAKGYKSILVVTNNYHMPRSLAELAYVDPDIEFIPYPVVNSDLKTRDWFTDPNALRVMLAEYAKVLLAGARNILGLRHTGLRSASLASQS from the coding sequence ATGACGATGGGCCATACGACACGCAATCCGATTCGCCCGGACCCGGAGCTTGAACGCCCCGAGAGCGTCTCGCCGCGGCGTGGCCCGATCCGTCGCGTCCTGCGCTGGATGGGTTTTTCCTGCGTGTTGATCGCTGCGCTGATCTTCGGCGGCTTTTTACGCTTTGCAGATTCGGTGACGACCCTGAAGCCTCCGGCCGAGCCGCGGGCCGATGCAATCATCGTGCTGACTGGTGGCTACCAGCGTATCGATCAGGCCGTCGAACTCTTGCAGAAAGGCGCCGGCAAGCGGCTGCTGATCTCGGGGGCACATCCCTCCACTACGCCAGCGCAGATCCGTAGGATGACACAAGGGCCTGCTGATCTTTTCTCCTGCTGTGTCGACATCGGCTACGACGCACTCGATACGATCGGCAACGCGGAGGAGGCGTCGAACTGGATTCATGCCAAGGGCTATAAGAGCATCCTCGTCGTCACCAACAACTATCATATGCCACGCAGCCTGGCTGAACTCGCCTACGTGGACCCCGACATCGAGTTCATCCCCTATCCTGTCGTCAACTCCGATCTGAAGACACGCGACTGGTTCACCGACCCGAACGCCTTGCGCGTCATGCTGGCCGAATATGCCAAGGTGCTGCTGGCAGGGGCGCGAAACATTCTCGGCCTGCGCCATACCGGCCTGCGCTCCGCCAGCCTGGCCAGCCAGAGCTAA